Below is a window of Poecile atricapillus isolate bPoeAtr1 chromosome 2, bPoeAtr1.hap1, whole genome shotgun sequence DNA.
TTTGTTGTCatgttttccagtttttatATCTTTACTGAGAGCCAACACCATTTAATGATGTTTAAATTGCATCTGAAATGGGCAATGCTTGAGCAAAATATGCCACACACTGTTTGAAATTAATCTAAGCAGctaaagaaatttaaaacataCATGTTTACAggtatatatattatatattggtGTATAATaatgtatacacacacatgtATTTTAATGTTTAGCTTTAATAGCAAAAAGTACAGTAGAATTCCACTGATGGCAAGATTTGATTGTAGAGTATCCATAGAAAATTGGTGCactttttctgaaaatcaaTACAAGCTCAAAACAAAATGTGATACCAGATAATTCTCTGCCATAGCCTAAAATTGATATTCAATTTGAACACCTAAGTAATTGAATTAAACCCTCTAGTAATCAAATAGGCATTTGATAATGAAATACCTCCATTGAAAAATGTTGCTGAGTAAAATTTTGTGTCAGTCCCAAGTAGGTGAGTGTACAACATTTAGGATAAGGCCTCAGTCCTGACTGGAGCTCATAGGTACTGCTGGagtacaaataataaataatagtaCATGTACTGTAGAGTCTCTAACATCAGTGATAATACcaagcattttccatttttgaaACACTATACAAACGTAAAACTATTCCTCACAACACCCCTGTGAGGTAGGTACAAAAGTGTTACCCCATCTTACTGATGGGGCAAGTCATCTCAATTCTACAAGGTGCTAGCTGATGCTGCAAGGGGAGGCCTGATTTCCTGATTCCTGGAGGCCTCAGAAGTATGCTGTTCTTAAGCAAAATATTAATCGAATAAAGAACTTGCCcacatccttaaaaatgacagtgGCACAGCCCAAAGCTGTTGGCTTTCATATTTGTCACTTTGTCAATCACTTGGGACATTCTCCCTTTGAAAAAATAAGGTACTATACATTGGTCCTGTGACATGCAcaaacacatatttttctttttgtaaatcTGCTGATACCTTTGATATCTGCAAAGGGAAGGCATTTCCCTGTGAGTGCATACCTTGTGTAGCAGACCTGTAGCAAGCAAGAGTCTCccattcttttaattttatgcaTAAATTAAATTACAGGCTATTTTACTCATTTGTGTGAGTACTCAGTAGCTGTATGGTGACATCCAATTATATATTAAGGGGCACAGCCATATATTTTTTTAGATTCAGCTTTCAGGACCTCCTTTAAAACTGGGATAAGCCTGTGGAATGTACTAAAATATATgtattctctttttcctcttttgaaaaataaagtccGGAATGCTTTTGCTTAGATGTACTATAAAATACTCTGTATAGCTAGCCATTGCTTTGAAAATGCGTAAAGAAAAGCAAGACATCTGAACCTGGAAGCAGTCCCTCTTGCACCAGAATAAACCCGGAGTACCTCCACTAAAGGCCATAGAGCTTCAGGGGTGTAAAAGCAGGCAGAGTGAAGTTAGGATTGGGACTTCCATCCTCCTGCCCATCAGTGGCTGCCCTCTACCAGCAACTCTAATGAGCTTCATGCCTTCATTTGCAGGAAGGAGTGTGAATGGCATGTCTGTCAGCAAATCCTGTGAGCTATGCACATACCTGATCACATCACTGAAGACTTCATCACTCATTATGCTAGTGTTACACATAGACGTAAAAAACAGGCAGCTCTTTTGACCTCTGCAGAAttagagaaaaaggaaaaaaataaaccacactATCTTCCAAACGGTGCAGTACATGCAGAGAAGTAAATTAAAGGCAACACAAATATAGCACAAATGCAgcttcagaaaaacaaagtgtttgccaaaagagaaataacaaaacagGTAAAGAAACAGATAATATATGGAGGGGTAATatatacaaaatgaaaaaaaaaagaaaaaggttaaaacttaaattatttcaatcaattaattatttcaatCATTTAATAAATGCTCCTTTTCTAATAATTCTTGGGAAAAATGGAAGTGAAAGGTTTGAAAGCCTTGCTGGAACGCTCCCCTTAAATAATCATAACAGGCAATTTTTCTGATCATATATAGAGTTCCTACATTGCTCTATTTTTAAACATCTGTAATTCAACAGACTTTGACCATTTTCATCTGTgtagcatattttattttttaatgtcttcatatgataaaaaaaataacccatacatatttaaaaatagatacCATTCTGCTTTCatcctttttttggggggaggaggggaaagcaGGTAATTTTCCTCTTGTGTTTTGAACAGAAACATAGTTAtcagctctcctttgcttttcttctcttttgcatATCATGTTTTCTCTCAGCAAGACTCAGGGACGTGCACGgaggaagaaaagcacaaaTCTATCATTGTTGTTGAGTCACCTGAGGAAACTCATACCTTCTTTGGGTTCGTCTTATAAAACACAGTATCTGCATAACAAGGCCACTGAAAAATGAttaatacagatttttctcttttatttatcttttgtctgttttaaatgcAGCAGGCATTCACCATCGGAATATAACAGCTTGGAGTTTACTCAAACATACAGTTTTTTTGCAGGAGATACTTAACCACATGCCTAACCTTAAGAATGTAAATACTTTCATTTAAatcaatgtgaaaaaaaaaaatttggataaAGTTAGACATGCTTTGATAATTGAGGTTattggaaaaaaagacaaaacaaagcCATGGGTTTAAACATATAGGTTATgtcatttggaatgaatggaTGCGAGTTatcaatttctttcctttttgtatTTTAGAATTTGAACTGCTCCTGATAAATTTGTTCACAAATTTTATCATGCAGTGTATTGTGACTATTAGGCAGATGTTTAAACAACCTGAAAAGGAGGCTTTTTCATTAGACAGTACAGGATAAATGTTCAGAAAGCAGTCAATTTGAAACAGTAGTCATTCCGAAGtctgttttcccctctcaaaaatattttttttagtgcCATTTTTGTTCTACTACCTTGggataaatgtttttaaaatttattttcattggaaaagagattttaatAATTCTATCCCTTTACACTGTTAATATAAATTAGAAAAACGTTTGAATATACGGTGTCGACCTTCCTCTGATTTTCAGATGCAACAATTAGAAGTCATTGACACCAATCTACCACAAGTGACCTTAGTCTCATATTTTGTTCTGTTATTAGAGTAATCAAGGAACGCAATTCAGAAATAATATTACATCCTGCATTTTATTCAATTCCATATGACAAAAATAGTAACCTAGACTAAGACATCCATTTCAATCAGTAGATGTGTCAAGCCAACAagatttaataataaaaaatattggaTCTAGGTAACAATTCCCAGCTGTTTCAGGGAGGCTCCTAGCCCTACATGGTATCACAGTATAAAAATAGTGTCTCTCTTCACCATGCAGAGAGGAATGGCCTAGCCCTGAATACAAAATGGGGTCAGTCTTACTGTACCATCATCAACCGTCTTATTTACAAcactttacatatttttttatctttttcattttttcttctctgtttttcttttttttttttttaatttttttccttttttttaagttataCACATTCTTTAGGGAATAGAGATAACACTACATGGTACCAAATACTAACAAAAAAAAGTCACACCAAAAATTACacagataaataaaaaacattcaATTGCTGAAATACAGCAACATTAAGCCAcctcagttttctttttctaacgCTTGAAAACACCCCTAACCACCCACACACTGTGGCAAAAAAATTGTTATATTGTAGAGGTGTTACAGATATATAATTTTGctcagatatagatatatatttatatctatatatttctATCTCATCATTGTAGAAAATGGAGCTGTAGAGTTCATTGTTCATTTCCAACAGAAACAAACAGCTAATAAGTCTTTGAACCTCTTTTCACTCCATTACATGATGGCAGAAATAGTCCATCCTCTTACAGTAATGGTTTCTGTTTTATAAGAAAGATTGTCCTATTTTCCAGTCTCAACTGAGAAGACCTCACTGTCTGATTTGTTCTTCAGGGGCATAAAACTCCTTGCGCTGTTACCCAGCTACCCATAATGTCCCTCAAGCAATTCTGCTGGACGGAAGTTCAGAGTGTCAACTCCACCATGCTTGTAATGCACAAAAATGAGGTAGTACACAAAACATTTACTGTTCAAGTTTTGATTAAGCCCCAGTCTCCTCAGCATCCCCAGCTTATGAGTGAAACCGTTCCCATTGTTTACTCAGCATAATTCCAACAACGCAATCAATGTAAAATTATATTTGATTAATCAGAGTACATTGTGCTTTGGAGCAATCTGAAAAGATAATCAGACAGTTGGAAATAAATACAGAGCATTTGTGTGTTACTACTGCTCACGCTGCCCAAAAGTTCTCTTTTTTGTCCCCACTGCTATTAGGGAGTCAGCATCTTTCTCATGGTTATGTGTGAAAGAGACAGAACAGATTACAGGAAAATTAAACCTACATAATGTTCTTCTTCCTCTATCCTAGACTTGTATTAATATCACACTTCTAAGATAAATGTATCAGAATTCTGTCGGGGTGGTCACGTTTTTATGTGGGCATCATAGAGAAGTTAAATGAATCATTTCCATTTAAGAAACAGTAGTCCCTGTATTTCCTAAGGATCTGACAGTTCTCTGCAATCTTCTGCTTAGTTGATCGAGATCTCTCATTGTTTGAgcttaaaacaaaacataaactGCAACAGGGTCCTCCTCCTTATTCCTTAAGTCAAAGTACTATTTATAAAATAGTTTACATCTTTGTTCAATTTCAAATTATAGACAAACCTCCCTAATACAAAATACTAAAAGTGCAATAGTATAAATTAAGAGTTTGCAACCACATTATACAAACATTACCTTTTTATTGTACAGCTTTGATAACACGGAATATTTACTCACAACTGTTTATAATGTTGTGAATAATATATGGTGCTAAGGTTTGTCTGTAACTTGTTTTCCAATCATTGAGCTAAAATTCAcactacatttttctttttttcatttaatagaACAACTGTCCACATAGCAgctacaaatatttaaataaaaaaaggtttGTTACTGACAGGTACTTGCACATGAAAAGCATGCTATCTTTCCCAATAAAACTTCACAATTTTGCCTGCATTGAAAGAAACCACTTATTCATAGTAAAACAAAACttgcttaaaaaaacaaaaaaagggaaaagaaaaaagaaaaatcacatagCCAGATGTATTTTGCAGTACAAAAGCTTCATTTAAGTTTGGGGCTAGTATATTGTCTGTTACCCGCATAATCTTAACATTATAAATACTACAGACAAGGATACTGTAATAATACACAGCATTGGGGTACTAAATCACTTATTTAAGATTAAGATTCCTAAAAACATTGTCCAAGTTGCTAACTAATTtgaacaaaaccagcaaataaGTGTGACAGAATGCCATAATGAAGCCCCCCTTTCTCAGGTGATAGTAAGTTTTGTAAGAAGCAAAGTGAATGTAGACTAGCCTCTTTCTGTTTCTAATGAAGTTATCCCATGactggtttgttttctgttaaattAAAAGGTGTCAAAGTTCTCAGTAACAGTCAAACTCACTGTTGAAAGAAGTACCATGCAGATCTTGCAAGACAACTTTTCAGCAGCCACAAAGTTATGTATTTCTGCTATGGGTAAAACTTTAAAGGGAACCTATGCATTTAGGTCAGGAAACTAATGCTTAGCTTCAAAAGCTGTACATGGAACAGGACAAGTGTTGTGTCGAGTAGAGGTCCAACAGTTATTCGGAATGAATGCTTTTAATTTATGCCAATCTCTTTATTATCCTCAATAAATCTGGTGAATGGACGACTGGCTCCCGTTTCAGAACTTGCTTTGTCCAGACTGACAATGGGAGGGCTGCTGCCCGTGCGAGCTTTGTCCATGCCACCGGTAAGGTTACTTAGAGGCGGGATGGCGCCTCCGCCTAGACTTACTGGGAGCTGAGGAATGCCTCCGTTCTGTATGACAGAAATCTCATTGTTCTTCATAGCAAGTCCATTAGTGATAGCTGCAGCATATTGGTTCCAAAAATTGGGGTCAACATTCATGGCCCGAGCTGCCAAATCCTTCTGGAACATCTCGGAGAACTTGAGAGCATCGCCACCGAGCAAAGCCATGGGGTTTTCCACGGAGAGGCGTCGGCCACGGCGTGCAGGGGCGTTATTCCACATGTGAGTCCCCATGTGAACCTGCAGAGTGAACAGGGACAAGAAGCACACCCAAGTTAGTGCATTCTGGTGAGGCGTCTAGCCTGAAATGCTGTTACTTACAGTAGcgcttgctttttaaaaaaaatgccttttaattcacattgaaaaaaaaacaactccagTAAAAACAGAGTTCTAAGGTCCAGTCAGCCCACACAAAGAAAACCCAGTTCCATAGTAGTTTTTCAATGTGCATTTGCTTCTTCTCAGTGAAAACAAAGAGCGCTGCAAGACTAAATGGTACATACTCTCTTGGGTTAGACAATTTCACATGCAAGCTGGAAGTCCTCATGTGCTGAAGATTACCGAGGGCATTACTCATACATACTAGGAGATGGGtggtttttccctgtttcttttttcatcctgttttcatgttttatctTGTGTCAGAAGCACTGATTAATTTGCTAagtttagtatttttaaaaaggacatttaaaatgtcttccccaggctgtgtcctgATGGTTAACCAAATGGCAGGAATAGGAGCCATCAGTCCTGTAGTAACCCATTCTAAATCTGTGAGAAACAGCTTTCTACTCTGCAATGGCTGCAAAGTAGAATAGAAAATAGAAACTGGGGGGGCACCCAAGGAGCTGAGAAAGCTCTGTGTTTCTGGTTTATAGCAAGGTTATTTTGCATTGATGGTCCACGAGAATTCTCAGAACACGTCCATCAGCTGACTGGGTGTGCCATCGCATCTGTCAGAAATACAACATGCCTGCATGTACACCTGGGACCAGTTTAAAAGTTCACATCACTGCCACTTTCCAGTCCTTATCATCCACATGGTGGAAGCATAGTGACTGCCACAGTACAGCAAGCATTTCCTTGAAGCTCCCTTCTCACCTGTCCTTGGGACAAACGCTTAGACTAAAACTTGCTGAGTTCAAGAGCAGTGCTCTTTAACCCCCCCTCCCCAAGCCTTTACAGTTTCATGTGGCCTCTTACCTTAAGATTCCCCTTTGTGGTAAAAGCTCTACCACAGATTGTGCAACCAAACGGTTTTTCACCGGTATGGGTGCGCTCGTGTATCTGCAGTGCACTTGCTGAGGAGAAGGTCTTCCCGCACGACTGACAGTTGTGCTGCTTGGGAGTCCGGCGAGGGGGGGGTGCCAGCATAGGGGTGATCCCCGGACTCATCACTGTCTGTGGTGCAGCAGGAACCTGGATTCCAGCTGGAAGCGAGGGAACCTCACCCAAAGAGATCGGCTTGCTGTGACCATTCACTTCCATTTTGATCATGGTAGGTGCTGTACTGGTGACCAGGCTAGGAGTACTTTGGCTGGGACCTAGAGTAAAGTTGGGTTCAAATAACTGAGAAGGCAGCTCTTTTAATTTGTGCGTCAGTAAGTGCTGTTTTAAATTACCCATAGTGGAACACCCACGACTGCAGACTGTACAAACAAATGGACGTTCTTTAGTATGGCTGCGGTAGTGAATTTCCAATGCACTCTTACAAGCAAAAGGCTTGCCACAGATATTACAAACAGTACTTTTAAACTTACCACGTTCTCTGTTCAGGAACAGCAGACTAAAAGGAGCCTCCTCTTTGATGACCGGTCTTCCTGGGTTGGTGGATGTCAGATCTAATGCGCCTCCATTTTCAGTTGTGGGTGGCGGACTGTCtggtttttctgtctttaattgTATTTCTTGTGGCTCTTCCTGGTTACTGAGACCGGGGGATTTTGATCTGAAACTTTCACTGTTGCTATTCACAGGAGACAAAGCTTGCATGGAGGAAGAAGACTCTGACATTGCAGGGCTGCCTGCACTCTGGCTTTCAAGATCACCAACGGCTGATGAGGAGTCATTGCTCAAATGGTCACTTTCCCCTGATCCATTTTCTATGGATTTTAAACTGGTCAGCTGCTGACAGTTCATGACAGAATCAATCATTTTCATTTGATTCTCCAAAGCAGCAATACTGGAGATCACAGAAGGTGGTGAAGAAGGACATGACCCAGAGTAAGAGATAAGGGGTTTGGATGAATCACTTGCCGTGTCCTTTAGTTCCGGGTCCTCTTCCATAGAATTTTCATCAATGTCATCATCAAAGTTGCTCAGTGTGTCAACATTCTTCTCATCATAGGAAAGCTCTGAGTCCATGGCATCCTGGAAGCCCTCTGGTAGTGGCGTGTTTGGAATTTGCCCACCCATATGCATACGAATGTGCTGCTGAAGAACAACCGCGTTTGTAAATTTCTTCTGACAAATGGGACACGAGTGCTGTACTCTAAGTGGTGGCTTTGCTCGATGAActccaaaatgtgtttttagaTTGCCTTTTGTAGTAAAGGCACGTCCacaaattttgcatttaaatggTCTTTCTCCTGTATGTGTTCTGTAATGCATCTTGAGAGCGCTCTGACAACTAAGCACACGGTGACAAATGACGCATTGATTTGGATCTGTCATCTTCTTATCAATGTTCTCCACTAGCTGTTGTAATTTTGAGGTTTCTGATGTTTGCATAGAGTCTAGCAGACCACCAAATGGAAATTTTGCCTTAAACTGGTCAGACACTGCTGGAAGCACAGGGTTTGGGAGGCTTGTTGCAACACTGCTGTCTGTAACCACCGTAGGAATTGAAGATGTGGAAGCTGCAGAAACTTGCCCACCCGCAGAAAGGTCCCCAAGCCGTGTGCTCGTGGGAGGCAGAGTGACAGATTCTGCCTTGGTCAGAGATGAGCCACTCTGAACAGGCTGCGGGGATTCAGCAGATGCAGGAACACCTGACTCAGAAGTGTTGAGGCTCGGGGATAGAGAAGTGCATTCACTGGAGGCGGGGGAAGGCCTCTGGGGTGATCTGCTCATAGGAGTGATACTTGGAGAGTCTCCATAACTGTTCACACCAGGTATAGTGGGGGGCAGCTGGAGCCCAATGGAAGTCGGGACGGTTGGTAAAACAGGTTTACTGTCTAACCATGTTGTTACCGGCTTTTCGGGGGGCAGCGACATCCCATATGGGATTCCAGAGCAGGTGGGAACATTATCGAGGTATTCTGGAACAGGATAAGGGTTCATCTGAATATGAGGGTATTTCTCTTTATGCCTCTGAAAATGAACTTTCAGGTTGCCCTTTGTGGAAAAGCGGTTTCCACATATGTTACACTTAAAAGGTCTTTCGCCTGTATGCGAGCGGAGGTGAATTTGTAAAGCACTGTCACTTCCAAAGACCTTGGCACAAAATCGgcatttatgtttaaaaaaggGATCCTCGGAGCTTGACTTGGGTTCAAACACTGACACATTTGGTGGCTTTCCTTTGCGGTGCTTCATAAGGGCAGACAAAGGATCGAGCGCATTAGCAGTTGCGGCGATGCTAACCAGCGGATTGGGGAAGATTACGCTATTTGATGAAGTCTGAGGTAGAAGTGGGTTTGGCAGGCTGGATACTGAGGTGAGGCTTCCATGTCCTATTGAAGGTGGAGTCGAAGCATTCTGGGGCTGCGAAGCACTGTTAGGAGCATttgacacagaaatgggagttATGGACGTAATTGCGTTCGAGGAGGAAGGTACACCTGATTCAGGCAGGGCAGAAGAGCCACCGCCGGATATACTGGGTGTACTTGCTCCAGATGTAGGTCTCGAGATGTGCTGAGAGCCGTCGAAGGCAGTGGGCTGACCACTGGTGGCCTGCCCCACAATGGCGGAAGGAATGACTGCAGTGAGCTGGACGGCGGCGCTGGCGGCAAACCCCTGCAGCTGGTTGGAGGCCTGCCCGGGACCACCCTGGGCAGCCACGATCTGGTTGAGGGATGGTCGCAGGGGTTGGCGGTTCATCATTGCCACCTGACTGCGGATCTGCTCGATCAGCTGGAGCTGGtgaatctgctgctgctgcagggccatGAGCTGCTCCAGAATCATGGGGATGGCCACAGCCGTCACCCCGCTGCTGATGCTCGCGGAAGCGGTGGCCCGTGCACTCTGCGAGAACTGCGCAACTGCCACTTTAGTGCTCAGCAGAGTCTCTAGTGTGACATTGGTGTTTGGCATGTTATAGCTTGTCATGGAAGATGGTTCAGGGATCTGAGGTAGAGGAGTAGCTGTGTTTGAGGTGCCTTGAGTCTGGAAACTTTTCTCTGCAGAAGTTTCTACCTCCATTGGCTCTTCTTCTTTTTCCGTGTTTTTTACCTCAGAGCTGTCATTGTTTTCTGCCTGGACGCCTTCTTCAGCAGCTTCACTCTCTGCCTGGTCACTGGGAGAGCTTGCGGGGGAGGGCTCAGGGAATTCCTCAGCGGGGGGTGGAGCTGGTTCATCTTCGTTGACAATCAGCACCAGGGGGTTTTTAGTGCAGCTCTTCTTGTGCTCCAGGAAGTCCGTCCACTTGAAGAACTCAGCGCAGCATTTCTCACAGACGTTGGTTTCTTCGCTTCCGCTCCTGCTCTCGTTCCCGCTATCACCATCATCTGCTCCTTCTCCTGGGACTGCTAGAAAATCAAAAGATTGTATCAGCCAATGACTTGTGAGACAACTCTCcctacatttaaaaattttgcACATAagtaaaatcaatattttttattttgtacaaATTGCCCCACTTCAACATATCTGAGGTCCCAGCGTGTGTATTCTATGACTCTTTCTACCTAGCTAATCATTTTCTTAGCACAATCCATCAAATTATGAGGTGCTATCAATTGTGGATACTGCTTCTTAATGAAATTCCATAGAAGCCATTGATTTCCAATATTTTCATACAATTCACAGCACCTTGTCTGTTGGGTACAAAGCAGGCTTTCGATGGGCTCATTAGGATTCCCCTTTACCATCAAGCTTCCTCATTTCCAGCAAAATTAGAGATGCCTTTGCCACTTCACTTAACATTGCTAAACTAATCTGTAACCTTTCAAACTCAAATCAGCACCTGACAGGACAAACTGGGCCTCTGTTACTCAAGTGTGGTTCTGGACTACCTAGATTTATTATCTTTATACAGTGTTGAGACACCATGAATTTAATGTAATTCTATATAACCTTTTAAATCAATAAGCATTTATTTAACTTAAGAATTTTCAATTAAATGAATTCAGTTATAAAAGTAACAAGGGTATGTAAGCACTTCTAGCATTTTGACTCAGAAAAGGAAAGTCTTCCTTATCCCAAAGGTAGATACATAAACTAGCATTATGTCTTTTTGCATGTTGCTTATATATGCTTTTAAATGCTGCTGAAATGAGCTGTTCCGTAATACATAAACTGGATGCCCCCATCCTAgctataaaattaatattgtttATACTTAATACTATTAATTGGTTCTGTCAGATGCAATATTTCTCTAGCAAAAAGCCACAATAATTACATGTTACTGCCATTAACCAATAGAGTTCATTTTAGGCAAAAGAGaggtttattaacaaactagatattatatatttaaagttCATTTGCATTGACATGTTTAACATGAGAACATCAATGTTGTAGTCAGGCACACTTTTTGTACCTATTTTCATCTCTCCTCATAGAAAGACTCAACAAATTATATGCTTGTGCCATAGTGGAAAACCCACTAATTGGTTACACATGTTTAATTACTGTTGTAGGCAGCTACTTCCTCTGACTTGCGTTACCCTCTTGTACCGAATAACAAGCACGTTAAATGAACAGAATTCTAATTCACACCTGATCAAATAAATAGCTGCGCAGGAAGGAGAAATCAACATACAATAacatttttagggtttttttttttttttttttgtcatgttgGGGAGAAGGAATGTAGGTAATTACTCAGGTTCCATTTGCTGCTCTGGACATAACTGCTTTTCGTCAGCCCACAGATCGAGTGACAACAGCAAATCAGTTCGGCAGAAGAGAATGACAGCTGTAAATCAGTTTTTGTTATGTGCATTTGAGTATGTGAGAAAAGTGGCTTTGAGTCTTCTTGCTGTATCAATAATTTATTGTTTTGCTACCGAAAGAAAATGTACTAGGATGTCTATTAGTTTATTCTCATTTATACTCAAAAAGAATGCTCAGCCAAAACCCTGTGCTAAGGTTTCAATTAAACAGCCATATTCTATTTCTCTAAGAGAAATGTGGTCACTTAACTGAAAcggaaaacaaaaagaatgttCTCTGCAGTCGTGGTATCCCAAGCTGCACTCTTATCTATCTGGATTTTAAACCAATTTTTATACAATTAGCACCATAATCCAACATCAGGAAAAAGATTgtgaaactaaaaataaaaataaaagagccaACAATTAACAAGTTCTTCTACTAAATTCTGTTGTGATATTAGAATGCTGGTAGTCTAAGCATCCTGCCACAGCAAGGAATGTAGTATGTATCTGTAATGAGGTTGAGCATGGCTAGAAGCAAAGACATAGCTGATTTGTATTGAAGATAGGCAGAGTAAGCAAATAAAGCGTCCAATACTGTTTCTACTAAAATGAATGGCAACACTTCCATTGACTTTGGTAGAGGCAGGATGGGGCCAACACCCTCAATACCCCATGCTCAGTATGAACAATGCTTCACACAGCTACGAATATACCTGGAACTGTTAGAGAATgcctaaaaaaaaccaccacaagaTTGCCAAGAAATTCAGGACTTATCATTTCAACAGAAAcagttaccaaaaaaaaaaaaaaaaaaaaggtagcagtagaaaataaaaggaaagtgTAATCTTGAGATGTTCCAGttgcttttaaaaaagaggTTTTTACAGTACATTAACTATAAAATCGCTTTTGACAAAATTGCCTGTCAGTTCTTTCAGTCTTTGCTCAGCTGAAACTCCCTACAGATTTCAGCGGCGAGTTTTGCCTGATAAAGGTGATAAATCTGTGCCCTGAATACTGTTCCCTAACCTCTGAGAGCCTCTCAAACTTATTATTTTCCTGTACCTTCCAAAACTGTACCTTTCAAAAAATTTAAAGATGACACTATATCCACTACATACTCATGTATTCATAAACCCAGTGATATATGCCACTAAGTAACAGACATGCATTTTCTATCAAGAAATGATAGCTGAATGTAAAATTTTTGTAGAATTTCAGAATTCTACTGTATTtactagttaaaaaaaaaccaaaaaaacaacaaaacacttCTTCAAATactactgtttttttccccttctattttttatttttccttttgggagggggaaataaaatgcaattcaAAACAGTCAAGAATTATTTAAGACTTCTGCATGAAGTGCTGAACCTGTTACACTTTTTGGATTAAGATCAATAATACATAGCTGTTGCTAGACAATACTAGACTAATCCTTACGGTAAATCCTTCTGTTAAAAACGATCACACTGT
It encodes the following:
- the SALL3 gene encoding sal-like protein 3 isoform X1 — encoded protein: MSRRKQAKPQHLKSDEELQAEVVSEHAVPGEGADDGDSGNESRSGSEETNVCEKCCAEFFKWTDFLEHKKSCTKNPLVLIVNEDEPAPPPAEEFPEPSPASSPSDQAESEAAEEGVQAENNDSSEVKNTEKEEEPMEVETSAEKSFQTQGTSNTATPLPQIPEPSSMTSYNMPNTNVTLETLLSTKVAVAQFSQSARATASASISSGVTAVAIPMILEQLMALQQQQIHQLQLIEQIRSQVAMMNRQPLRPSLNQIVAAQGGPGQASNQLQGFAASAAVQLTAVIPSAIVGQATSGQPTAFDGSQHISRPTSGASTPSISGGGSSALPESGVPSSSNAITSITPISVSNAPNSASQPQNASTPPSIGHGSLTSVSSLPNPLLPQTSSNSVIFPNPLVSIAATANALDPLSALMKHRKGKPPNVSVFEPKSSSEDPFFKHKCRFCAKVFGSDSALQIHLRSHTGERPFKCNICGNRFSTKGNLKVHFQRHKEKYPHIQMNPYPVPEYLDNVPTCSGIPYGMSLPPEKPVTTWLDSKPVLPTVPTSIGLQLPPTIPGVNSYGDSPSITPMSRSPQRPSPASSECTSLSPSLNTSESGVPASAESPQPVQSGSSLTKAESVTLPPTSTRLGDLSAGGQVSAASTSSIPTVVTDSSVATSLPNPVLPAVSDQFKAKFPFGGLLDSMQTSETSKLQQLVENIDKKMTDPNQCVICHRVLSCQSALKMHYRTHTGERPFKCKICGRAFTTKGNLKTHFGVHRAKPPLRVQHSCPICQKKFTNAVVLQQHIRMHMGGQIPNTPLPEGFQDAMDSELSYDEKNVDTLSNFDDDIDENSMEEDPELKDTASDSSKPLISYSGSCPSSPPSVISSIAALENQMKMIDSVMNCQQLTSLKSIENGSGESDHLSNDSSSAVGDLESQSAGSPAMSESSSSMQALSPVNSNSESFRSKSPGLSNQEEPQEIQLKTEKPDSPPPTTENGGALDLTSTNPGRPVIKEEAPFSLLFLNRERGPSQSTPSLVTSTAPTMIKMEVNGHSKPISLGEVPSLPAGIQVPAAPQTVMSPGITPMLAPPPRRTPKQHNCQSCGKTFSSASALQIHERTHTGEKPFGCTICGRAFTTKGNLKVHMGTHMWNNAPARRGRRLSVENPMALLGGDALKFSEMFQKDLAARAMNVDPNFWNQYAAAITNGLAMKNNEISVIQNGGIPQLPVSLGGGAIPPLSNLTGGMDKARTGSSPPIVSLDKASSETGASRPFTRFIEDNKEIGIN